The Lactuca sativa cultivar Salinas chromosome 2, Lsat_Salinas_v11, whole genome shotgun sequence genome includes a window with the following:
- the LOC111915017 gene encoding ras-related protein RABA6b, with product MFLTLYIQHQPFQKKKHKYKHMADEECDYLFKTVLIGDSAVGKSNLLSRFAKDEFHLDTKPTIGVEFAYRNTKLGDKIIKAQIWDTAGQERFRAITNSYYRGALGAMLVYDITRNETFENVRKWLQELREFGDPDMVIVLVGNKSDLVDLREVEVEDGQKLAEVEKLCFLETSAKENLNVEDAFLQMITKIYKIASQKSLEAKNIASKPNLDGWKEIQVVDEVAIKQNVCCTLV from the exons ATGTTCCTCACTCTTTATATTCAACATCaacctttccaaaaaaaaaagcaCAAATATAAACACATGGCCGATGAAGAGTGTGATTACTTATTTAAAACAGTTTTGATTGGAGACTCTGCAGTTGGGAAATCAAATCTTCTATCAAGGTTTGCTAAAGATGAATTCCATTTGGATACAAAGCCAACAATAGGGGTTGAATTTGCCTATCGGAATACCAAGCTTGGTGATAAGATCATTAAAGCTCAAATATGGGACACTGCtggacaagaaag GTTCAGAGCGATAACAAATTCATATTATCGTGGAGCACTAGGTGCGATGCTTGTCTATGACATCACAAGAAATGAAACCTTTGAGAATGTAAGGAAATGGTTACAGGAACTTAGAGAATTTGGAGATCCTGATATGGTTATTGTTCTGGTTGGCAACAAGTCTGATTTGGTTGATTTGAGGGAAGTGGAGGTTGAAGATGGGCAAAAGCTTGCTGAAGTAGAGAAGTTATGTTTCTTGGAGACATCTGCAAAGGAGAATCTGAATGTAGAAGATGCATTTCTCCAAATGATCACTAAGATATATAAAATTGCAAGTCAAAAGAGTCTTGAAGCCAAGAACATTGCGTCAAAGCCAAATCTTGATGGATGGAAAGAAATTCAGGTTGTTGATGAAGTGGCCATTAAACAAAATGTTTGTTGTACGTTAGTCTGA